Proteins from one Cystobacter ferrugineus genomic window:
- a CDS encoding ABC transporter permease, with protein sequence MNAERQTVYRWSLIWSGALVALVGVVLLGVAIGRVDAWARVGSVLGLSTLGWGGLVQTINALGLVAVQSAVPSSVGLVGTEYLVIGSAAWIVGWVLIASGIRRAPESTEGPSPAAGAVLYPRLAQYRDFYWSTLGAYGGGMLLAELVLILLQTFLSSGGGASGGGQGGLAPPIAFAVSLIVASLVAFACGFVGAARARRLAMPEATIGVIYLGLPVPIGLTLMEQLPDLQVTLGYRLREVTYVADMLGRPVVGYWLVFSLLVLMLVLGINTGFIAAGSGRMDLRLGFELFVARRHVGVFRPTLVFGTLAVLLFGIVPPLIIYGIIRAVEAAVERTRIRALGLKDPLAAAAALNRLKLREQSPTMMMTALSVGGVGVGVMALIIVLSVMSGFEEDLQNKILGAHSHVVVSKYAGHLSEYKRMMEQISKVPGVAGQTPSIDNPVMVLAEDEVQGIVLKGIDPETVGSVLDLRRNMLPGGELDNLETPEKIVPRRSLGLGSKPSGQDEEDEEVDPIIGKTTRGTEQKVLPGIILGRELATILRVVVGDRVNVISPQGAELGPAGLIPKSRAFRVAGIFYSGMYEYDAKFAYILLAEAQKLFNTTGPTGIELKVADVDDARRIASQVSRELGGYPYRARDWGEIHRNIFSALRLEKLVMGIILSIIIIVAAGLIVATVIMLVLEKRKEISVLKALGVSDGGIVKIFLAEGLQIGVAGGLLGLFSGLAWCYFILKVGIKLDPSVYYIPNLPVKIEPVQTALAVVIAVLVTYLASIYPALKASSVEPVEGLKAE encoded by the coding sequence GTGAACGCCGAACGGCAGACCGTCTACCGCTGGAGCCTCATCTGGAGCGGCGCCCTCGTGGCGCTCGTGGGCGTCGTGCTGCTCGGCGTGGCCATTGGCCGCGTGGATGCGTGGGCACGGGTCGGCTCGGTGCTGGGGCTGTCCACCCTGGGCTGGGGCGGGCTCGTGCAGACGATCAACGCGCTGGGTCTGGTGGCGGTGCAGTCCGCCGTCCCGTCCTCGGTGGGCCTCGTCGGCACCGAGTACCTCGTCATCGGGTCCGCCGCGTGGATCGTGGGCTGGGTGCTCATCGCCAGCGGCATCCGCCGGGCTCCGGAGTCCACCGAGGGGCCCAGCCCGGCCGCGGGCGCGGTGCTCTATCCCCGGCTCGCGCAGTACCGGGACTTCTACTGGAGCACGCTGGGCGCCTATGGCGGCGGCATGCTGCTGGCGGAGCTGGTGCTCATCCTGCTGCAGACGTTCCTGTCGAGCGGAGGAGGCGCGAGCGGAGGAGGGCAGGGGGGTCTGGCGCCGCCGATCGCCTTCGCGGTGTCGCTCATCGTCGCCTCGCTCGTCGCCTTCGCGTGCGGCTTCGTGGGGGCCGCGCGGGCGCGGCGGCTGGCCATGCCCGAGGCCACCATCGGGGTCATCTACCTGGGCCTGCCGGTGCCCATCGGCCTGACGCTGATGGAGCAGTTGCCGGACCTCCAGGTGACCCTGGGCTACCGGTTGCGCGAAGTGACGTACGTGGCGGACATGCTGGGCCGCCCGGTGGTGGGCTACTGGCTGGTGTTCTCGTTGCTGGTGCTCATGCTGGTGCTGGGCATCAACACGGGCTTCATCGCCGCGGGCAGCGGGCGCATGGACCTGCGGCTGGGCTTCGAGTTGTTCGTCGCCCGGCGCCACGTGGGGGTCTTCCGCCCCACGCTCGTGTTCGGCACGCTGGCGGTGCTGCTGTTCGGCATCGTCCCGCCGCTCATCATCTACGGCATCATCCGCGCCGTGGAGGCGGCCGTGGAGCGCACCCGCATCCGGGCCCTGGGCCTGAAGGATCCGCTCGCCGCCGCCGCCGCGCTCAACCGCCTGAAGCTGCGCGAGCAATCGCCCACCATGATGATGACGGCGCTCTCGGTGGGTGGCGTGGGCGTGGGCGTGATGGCGCTCATCATCGTCCTGTCGGTGATGAGCGGCTTCGAGGAGGACCTGCAGAACAAGATCCTCGGGGCGCATTCGCACGTGGTGGTGTCGAAGTACGCGGGCCACCTGTCCGAGTACAAGCGGATGATGGAGCAGATCTCCAAGGTGCCCGGCGTGGCGGGCCAGACGCCCTCCATCGACAACCCGGTGATGGTGCTCGCCGAGGACGAGGTGCAGGGCATCGTGCTCAAGGGGATTGATCCGGAGACCGTGGGCTCGGTGCTGGATCTGCGCCGGAACATGCTGCCCGGGGGCGAGCTGGACAACCTGGAGACCCCCGAGAAGATCGTCCCCCGGCGCTCGTTGGGCCTGGGCTCGAAGCCCTCCGGCCAGGACGAGGAGGACGAGGAGGTCGATCCCATCATCGGCAAGACCACCCGGGGCACCGAGCAGAAGGTGCTGCCGGGCATCATCCTCGGCCGGGAGCTGGCCACCATCCTGCGCGTGGTGGTGGGAGACCGGGTGAACGTCATCTCGCCCCAGGGCGCGGAGCTGGGCCCCGCGGGCCTCATCCCCAAGAGCCGCGCCTTCCGCGTGGCGGGCATCTTCTACTCGGGCATGTACGAGTACGACGCCAAGTTCGCCTACATCCTGCTGGCCGAGGCCCAGAAGCTCTTCAACACCACGGGTCCCACGGGCATCGAGTTGAAGGTGGCGGACGTGGACGACGCGCGGCGCATCGCCTCGCAGGTGTCGCGCGAGCTGGGGGGCTATCCCTACCGCGCCCGGGACTGGGGGGAGATCCACCGCAACATCTTCTCCGCGCTCCGGCTGGAGAAGCTGGTGATGGGCATCATCCTGTCCATCATCATCATCGTGGCCGCGGGCCTCATCGTGGCCACGGTCATCATGCTCGTGCTGGAGAAGCGCAAGGAGATCTCCGTGCTCAAGGCACTGGGCGTCTCCGACGGCGGCATCGTGAAGATATTCCTCGCCGAGGGTCTCCAGATTGGCGTGGCGGGAGGCCTGTTGGGGCTCTTCTCGGGGCTCGCGTGGTGCTACTTCATCCTGAAGGTGGGCATCAAACTGGACCCGTCCGTCTATTACATCCCCAACCTGCCGGTGAAGATCGAGCCGGTGCAGACGGCGCTCGCGGTGGTCATCGCGGTGCTGGTCACCTATCTGGCGTCCATCTATCCCGCGCTCAAGGCGAGCAGCGTGGAGCCGGTGGAAGGCCTCAAGGCGGAGTGA
- a CDS encoding ABC transporter ATP-binding protein produces MALLSIRDVFKSYFLHGKRIDVLRGVSLDIDKGEMVSLIGASGAGKSTFLHVLGTLDMPAAGELLFEGRSVFAMNDAEIADFRNRTIGFVFQSHYLLPEFTALENVAMPALIQRRERAPTYAYARELLERVGLGSRVDHRPGELSGGEAQRVALARALVLKPAVLLADEPTGNLDPATGEGIHQLLREVNRDLGITAVVVTHNETLARSMPRRLRLMAGQVTEA; encoded by the coding sequence ATGGCACTGCTCTCCATCCGCGACGTCTTCAAGAGCTACTTCCTGCACGGCAAGCGCATCGACGTGCTGCGCGGGGTCTCCCTGGACATCGACAAGGGGGAGATGGTGAGCCTCATCGGTGCGTCCGGGGCGGGCAAGAGCACGTTCCTGCACGTGCTGGGCACGCTGGACATGCCCGCCGCGGGCGAGCTGCTCTTCGAAGGCAGGAGCGTCTTCGCCATGAACGACGCGGAGATCGCCGACTTCCGCAACCGCACCATCGGCTTCGTCTTCCAGAGCCACTACCTGTTGCCCGAGTTCACCGCGTTGGAGAACGTGGCCATGCCGGCGCTCATCCAGCGCCGGGAGCGGGCGCCCACCTATGCCTACGCGCGGGAGTTGCTCGAGCGGGTGGGCCTGGGAAGCCGGGTGGATCACCGGCCCGGGGAGCTGTCCGGCGGTGAGGCGCAGCGCGTGGCCCTGGCGCGCGCCCTGGTGCTCAAGCCGGCGGTGCTGCTGGCCGACGAGCCCACGGGCAACCTGGATCCCGCCACCGGCGAGGGCATCCACCAGCTCTTGCGCGAGGTGAACCGGGATCTGGGCATCACCGCCGTGGTGGTGACCCACAACGAGACCCTGGCGCGCTCCATGCCCCGGCGGTTGCGGCTGATGGCCGGCCAGGTAACCGAGGCATGA
- the bamA gene encoding outer membrane protein assembly factor BamA, giving the protein MPGRVLAQANTGAPPATSTPRSADAPVDPDRQVREDEVTDIRVEGNRRVEAEAIRRALRTKVGADLDTSRSAEDLRAIWALGYFSDVQLLAQRLPAGGVIYVVRVQERPSIHAVKLAGNEEINQDDLKESIEVKPLTILDMDTVRSTQKKIQEKYIEKGYFLAEVSHKIEPLAGGQVDVVFTIEENSKVMVKDIVILGAEKIPVSRLKDVMLTKQGGYLSFLTSEGTYREEVFQRDLQVIQATYYDEGFINVRVDKPNVSLSADKRDIYITLRVTEGERYDIGKIDFSGDLVVPKEELARLMNTSTGQNFSRSKLGTDIQAITDVYYDRGYAYANINPVTNINADQRTVDLTFDVQKGPQVSIERIEVVGNTKTRDKVIRRELRVYEGELYSGTGVRRSKERVTALGFFETVEINQKPGSRGDSIVLTVEVKEKATGTFQVGLGFSNVEDFIFTAQVSQNNFLGWGQSVSASAQISSLRSLVQLSFFDPYFLDTNYIFSADFFRTESNYVDFNRRSTGGNIGLGYQLVEDLLVNVGYSQEHVSVSSLSSIGGVLLANRFLSGVTSSARLSVTYDKRNNRLFPSQGFIHYGSVEYAPSFLGGTFLFARYSAYSRLYFPLPLGAVFKTNATVGYIQSLDNQRPLPISELYYLGGINSMRGYALRTISPSLLAPISASPDATIQSINVGGNKQFILNVELEFPIFEKAGIRGVVFYDAGNAYASNERFFEDKQNKLPLGLFHSVGFGFRWFSPVGPLRFEWGIPLTKRPDDQPILFEFTIGNFF; this is encoded by the coding sequence ATGCCCGGTCGCGTGCTCGCGCAGGCGAACACGGGTGCGCCTCCCGCGACCTCCACCCCCCGAAGCGCCGATGCCCCGGTCGATCCCGACCGTCAGGTGCGTGAGGACGAGGTCACCGACATCCGCGTCGAGGGCAATCGCCGCGTCGAGGCCGAGGCCATCCGCCGCGCCCTGCGCACGAAGGTGGGCGCGGATCTCGACACGTCCCGCAGCGCCGAGGATCTCCGGGCCATCTGGGCGCTCGGCTACTTCAGCGACGTGCAGTTGCTCGCGCAGCGTCTGCCCGCGGGCGGCGTCATCTACGTGGTGCGCGTGCAGGAGCGCCCGTCCATCCACGCGGTGAAGCTCGCCGGCAACGAGGAGATCAACCAGGACGATCTCAAGGAGTCCATCGAGGTCAAGCCCCTCACCATCCTGGACATGGACACGGTGCGCAGCACCCAGAAGAAGATCCAGGAGAAGTACATCGAGAAGGGCTACTTCCTCGCCGAGGTGTCCCACAAGATCGAGCCCCTGGCCGGCGGCCAGGTCGACGTGGTCTTCACCATCGAGGAGAACTCGAAGGTGATGGTGAAGGACATCGTCATCCTGGGGGCGGAGAAGATCCCCGTCTCCCGGCTCAAGGACGTGATGCTCACCAAGCAGGGCGGCTACCTGTCGTTCCTCACGAGCGAGGGCACCTACCGCGAGGAGGTCTTCCAGCGCGACCTGCAGGTCATCCAGGCCACCTACTACGACGAGGGCTTCATCAACGTCCGGGTGGACAAGCCCAACGTGTCGCTGTCGGCCGACAAGCGCGACATCTACATCACCCTCCGGGTGACCGAGGGCGAGCGCTACGACATCGGCAAGATCGACTTCTCCGGCGACCTCGTGGTGCCCAAGGAGGAGCTGGCGCGCCTGATGAACACGAGCACCGGCCAGAACTTCAGCCGCTCGAAGCTCGGCACGGACATCCAGGCCATCACGGACGTCTACTACGACCGGGGCTACGCCTACGCCAACATCAACCCCGTCACCAACATCAACGCCGACCAGCGCACGGTGGACCTGACCTTCGACGTGCAGAAGGGACCCCAGGTCAGCATCGAGCGCATCGAGGTGGTGGGCAACACCAAGACGCGTGACAAGGTCATCCGCCGCGAGCTGCGCGTCTACGAGGGCGAGCTGTACAGCGGCACCGGCGTGCGCCGCAGCAAGGAGCGCGTGACGGCGCTCGGCTTCTTCGAGACGGTGGAGATCAACCAGAAGCCCGGCTCGCGCGGGGACTCCATCGTCCTGACGGTGGAGGTGAAGGAGAAGGCGACCGGCACCTTCCAGGTGGGTCTGGGCTTCTCCAACGTGGAGGACTTCATCTTCACGGCCCAGGTGTCGCAGAACAACTTCCTCGGCTGGGGCCAGAGCGTGTCCGCCTCGGCGCAGATCTCCAGCCTGCGCTCGCTCGTGCAGCTGTCGTTCTTCGACCCGTACTTCCTGGACACCAACTACATCTTCTCCGCGGACTTCTTCCGGACGGAGTCCAACTACGTCGACTTCAACCGCCGCTCCACGGGTGGCAACATCGGCCTGGGCTACCAGCTCGTCGAGGACCTGCTCGTCAACGTGGGCTACTCGCAGGAGCACGTGAGTGTGTCCTCCCTGTCGAGCATTGGCGGCGTGCTGCTGGCCAACCGCTTCCTCAGTGGCGTGACGAGCTCGGCGCGCCTGTCCGTCACCTACGACAAGCGCAACAACCGCCTCTTCCCCTCCCAGGGCTTCATCCACTACGGCTCGGTGGAGTACGCGCCGAGCTTCCTCGGCGGCACGTTCCTCTTCGCGCGCTACAGCGCCTACTCGCGCCTGTACTTCCCGCTGCCCCTGGGCGCCGTCTTCAAGACGAACGCCACCGTGGGCTACATCCAGTCGCTGGACAACCAGCGGCCGCTGCCCATCTCCGAGCTCTACTACCTGGGCGGTATCAACTCGATGCGCGGCTACGCGCTGCGCACCATCAGCCCCTCGCTGCTGGCGCCCATCTCCGCTTCGCCCGACGCCACCATCCAGTCCATCAACGTGGGCGGCAACAAGCAGTTCATCCTCAACGTGGAGCTGGAGTTCCCCATCTTCGAGAAGGCCGGCATCCGCGGCGTGGTCTTCTACGACGCGGGCAACGCCTACGCCTCCAACGAGCGGTTCTTCGAGGATAAGCAGAACAAGCTGCCCCTGGGCCTGTTCCACTCGGTGGGGTTCGGCTTCCGGTGGTTCTCGCCGGTCGGTCCCTTGCGCTTCGAGTGGGGAATCCCGCTCACCAAGCGTCCGGATGATCAGCCCATCCTCTTCGAGTTTACGATCGGCAATTTCTTCTGA
- a CDS encoding OmpH family outer membrane protein has translation MSLRSKLSVLAIAASLVVPTLAAAQTKMGYVDYQRVMLEVDDGKAAKARLQKWLDARQKEIDAEQEALRKEKETLDKQASAMSEETRVQKATDLQKKVYDLAQKWEKSRGEAAERERKEMEPIIARIDDVIRTIAEREGLGMVFEKRDSGLVYALSQYDLTNEVIRSYNNGKGKAKDAPVAKDAPKK, from the coding sequence ATGTCGCTTCGAAGCAAACTGTCCGTCCTGGCCATCGCCGCCTCGCTGGTGGTCCCGACGCTGGCCGCCGCCCAAACCAAGATGGGCTATGTGGATTACCAGCGCGTCATGCTCGAGGTGGATGACGGCAAGGCCGCCAAGGCCCGTCTCCAGAAGTGGCTGGACGCCCGCCAGAAGGAGATCGACGCCGAGCAGGAGGCCCTGCGCAAGGAGAAGGAGACCCTGGACAAGCAGGCGAGCGCGATGAGCGAGGAGACGCGCGTCCAGAAGGCCACCGACCTGCAGAAGAAGGTCTACGACCTGGCCCAGAAGTGGGAGAAGAGCCGCGGTGAGGCCGCCGAGCGCGAGCGCAAGGAGATGGAGCCCATCATCGCGAGGATCGACGATGTCATCCGGACGATCGCCGAGCGCGAGGGCCTGGGCATGGTCTTCGAGAAGCGCGACTCCGGCCTGGTGTACGCCCTGAGCCAGTATGACCTGACCAACGAGGTCATCCGCTCGTACAACAATGGCAAGGGCAAGGCGAAGGACGCCCCGGTCGCCAAGGACGCGCCCAAGAAGTAG